In one Lolium rigidum isolate FL_2022 chromosome 3, APGP_CSIRO_Lrig_0.1, whole genome shotgun sequence genomic region, the following are encoded:
- the LOC124704538 gene encoding protein FAR1-RELATED SEQUENCE 6-like, which yields MDPAAQSTQGLVMESNSYLDGVVEQDSVSHEDNEDDFILEEIGDCLDDQQGEPIVILEPKKGMMLDSEDDAVRFYKGYAKKKGFGVIRRTTRHDEDNKLNYFTLACSRQGKAQYSSKNSFKPNPSTRMQCPCKINFSRRGEKFCITSVTLDHNHPTSPSKSRFLRCHKKLDLDAKRRLELSDQAGIRMNKNFGSPVIQAGGYDKLEFGEKECGNYLQETRRLKFGAGDAHALYQYFLRMQSKDPDFFHVMDVAEDGRLRNVFWADARCRAAYESYSDVITFDTTYLTNKYSMLFVSFVGVNHHGESVLLGCGLLSNEDSETFIWLFKSWLCCMSNKPPNAIITDQCKAMQTAIEEVFPHARCRWCIWHIMKKIPENLSGHEKYGNIKYTLSNVVYDSLTKHDFDEAWVEMINKYDLQDNDWLHGLYNSRYLWAPAYVKDTFWAGMSSTQRSESVNAFFDGYVNARTTLKQFVGQYENALRDKVEKENHADSKSFQEVIPCITHYDFERQFQAAYTNAKFQELQEQLRGKIYCYPTMLNQEGLLYTFGVREDRKIVFEGEDGEIKEKRFISEFTVLFNQGDCNLKCLCRLFEFQGILCSHILSVLALMEITEVPSRYILQRWRKDFKRKHTFIKCFYGDMLNTPGVQRYDSLCKRSHQVAENAAESDALYTLVMDGLNDLQIKIDAYRASHEVQDQHTEKVVVNPIPVRTVGCPPSKRKETKISQVVKKPRAKKPQGKTDLLAANLNG from the exons ATGGATCCTGCTGCTCAGAGTACCCAAGG GTTGGTGATGGAGTCGAATTCATATTTGGATGGagtagttgaacaagattctgtaTCTCACGAAGATAATGAAGATGATTTCATCTTGGAGGAGATTGGGGATTGTTTGGATGACCAGCAAGGAGAGCCGATCGTGATTTTGGAACCTAAAAAGGGGATGATGctcgatagcgaggatgatgctgTTAGGTTCTACAAAGGTTATGCCAAAAAGAAGGGATTTGGTGTAATAAGAAGAACCACTAGGCATGATGAAGACAACAAGCTTAACTATTTCACACTTGCTTGTAGCAGACAAGGGAAGGCTCAGTACTCATCAAAGAACTCATTCAAACCGAATCCGTCAACAAGGATGCAGTGCCCATGTAAGATAAATTTCTCTCGTCGTGGAGAAAAGTTTTGCATTACTTCTGTTACGCTTGACCACAATCATCCTACAAGTCCAAGCAAATCCAGATTTCTGAGGTGTCACAAGAAACTAGACTTAGACGCCAAGAGAAGGTTAGAATTGAGTGATCAAGCAGGAATCCGTATGAACAAGAATTTTGGTTCTCCTGTTATTCAAGCTGGTGGCTATGACAAACTTGAGTTTGGTGAAAAGGAGTGCGGAAACTATTTGCAAGAGACAAGAAGGTTGAAGTTTGGTGCTGGAGATGCACATGCACTGTATCAGTATTTTCTCCGTATGCAGTCAAAAGATCCAGACTTTTTTCATGTTATGGATGTGGCCGAGGATGGACGCCTGAGGAATGTCTTTTGGGCAGATGCAAGATGCAGGGCTGCATATGAATCTTATTCGGATGTCATCACATTTGACACTACATACTTAACAAATAAGTATAGCATGTTGTTCGTTTCTTTTGTTGGCGTAAATCATCATGGAGAATCAGTTTTATTGGGTTGCGGTCTTCTGTCCAATGAAGACAGTGAGACTTTTATTTGgttatttaaatcttggttatgTTGTATGTCAAACAAACCACCCAATGCTATAATCACAGACCAGTGCAAAGCAATGCAGACTGCTATTGAAGAAGTTTTCCCTCATGCTCGTTGCAGATGGTGTATATGGCATATCATGAAGAAGATTCCTGAAAATCTTAGTGGGCACGAGAAGTATGGAAATATTAAATATACATTGTCAAATGTGGTGTATGATTCCTTGACCAAACATGATTTTGATGAAGCCTGggttgagatgatcaacaaatatGATCTTCAGGATAATGATTGGCTTCATGGATTATACAATAGTAGGTATCTTTGGGCACCAGCATATGTAAAAGATACTTTTTGGGCAGGAATGTCTTCAACACAAAGGAGTGAGAGTGTGAATGCTTTCTTTGATGGCTATGTCAATGCTAGAACAACTCTGAAGCAATTCGTGGGGCAGTATGAAAATGCATTAAGAGACAAGGTAGAGAAAGAAAACCATGCTGATTCAAAGTCATTCCAAGAGGTAATTCCGTGCATTACTCACTATGACTTTGAGAGGCAATTTCAAGCAGCATATACCAATGCAAAGTTTCAGGAGCTTCAAGAGCAATTAAGAGGTAAAATCTATTGCTATCCAACTATGTTGAACCAAGAAGGATTACTTTATACATTTGGAGTCAGGGAGGACCGCAAGATAGTTTTTGAAGGAGAGGATGGCGAAATTAAAGAGAAAAGATTTATTTCAGAGTTCACTGTCTTGTTCAACCAAGGGGACTGTAATCTCAAATGTCTTTGTAGGCTTTTTGAATTTCAAGGCATCTTGTGTAGCCACATACTTTCTGTTCTTGCTCTCATGGAGATTACAGAAGTACCTTCTAGGTATATATTGCAGCGATGGAGAAAGGACTTTAAGCGCAAACACACATTTATAAAATGCTTCTATGGTGATATGCTGAATACACCAGGTGTGCAACGTTATGATAGTTTGTGCAAACGTTCCCACCAAGTGGCAGAAAATGCTGCAGAGTCTGATGCATTGTATACCTTGGTGATGGATGGCCTTAATGACTTACAAATAAAGATTGATGCGTACCGTGCTAGCCATGAAGTTCAAGATCAGCACACTGAAAAAGTTGTAGTCAATCCGATCCCTGTTCGAACTGTAGGTTGccctccttcaaagaggaaagaaaccaaaatcagtcAAGTGGTGAAAAAACCGAGAGCAAAGAAGCCACAG ggAAAGACAGATCTGCTAGCTGCTAACCTGAATGGATGA